The proteins below are encoded in one region of Methanoculleus taiwanensis:
- a CDS encoding DUF1786 domain-containing protein translates to MKTMNEIDTPLLAIDIGRGTQDILVYEPGQPLENSIKLVLPSPTVVVAEAIRQARRRGEAVFLEGHLMGGGANVAAVCEHLAAGLAVYATPEAAATIYDDPARVRSLGVRIVHSRPSDAVPISLTDYMAEELRATFGMFAVTYPERLAVAVQDHGYSPHRSNRLRRFELLRERLDAGGWRLSSLVEETPSPDMTRMAAIRRQVPGALVTDTGPVALIGALEDPWVRARADDEGIILVNVGNGHTLCCTLKGDEIYGFFEHHTASLDPHKLQHYLWRLANGLLTNEEIFEDGGHGAAVREPLLTDIIAATGPNRQRLLPDAYQAAPYGDMMLTGCFGLLKVWELFRTG, encoded by the coding sequence ATGAAGACCATGAACGAGATCGATACTCCCCTCCTTGCCATCGACATCGGCAGGGGCACACAGGACATTCTGGTATACGAGCCCGGTCAACCCCTAGAAAACAGCATCAAACTCGTGCTCCCGTCCCCGACCGTCGTGGTCGCGGAGGCGATCCGGCAGGCACGTCGTCGCGGAGAAGCGGTTTTCCTCGAGGGACACCTGATGGGCGGCGGAGCGAACGTGGCGGCGGTGTGCGAGCACCTCGCGGCAGGGCTTGCCGTCTACGCAACCCCCGAGGCGGCGGCGACCATCTACGACGATCCTGCCCGTGTCAGATCGCTCGGCGTCCGGATTGTTCACAGCCGTCCCTCCGACGCCGTTCCGATATCTTTGACCGACTACATGGCAGAAGAACTCCGGGCGACGTTCGGGATGTTTGCAGTGACGTACCCGGAAAGGCTCGCGGTGGCCGTCCAGGACCACGGCTACTCGCCGCACCGGAGCAACCGGCTTCGACGGTTCGAGCTGCTCCGTGAACGGCTCGACGCAGGCGGCTGGCGGCTCTCCTCCCTCGTTGAGGAAACACCGTCGCCCGATATGACCAGAATGGCGGCGATCCGGAGACAGGTGCCGGGAGCCCTTGTGACCGATACCGGCCCTGTCGCCCTGATCGGAGCACTCGAGGACCCGTGGGTGCGTGCCCGGGCAGACGACGAGGGCATCATCCTGGTGAACGTCGGCAACGGCCACACCCTCTGCTGCACCCTGAAGGGCGATGAGATCTACGGCTTCTTCGAGCACCACACCGCATCACTCGACCCGCATAAACTGCAGCACTACCTATGGAGGCTGGCGAACGGCCTCCTGACGAATGAAGAGATATTCGAGGACGGCGGGCACGGAGCAGCAGTCAGAGAACCGCTCCTCACCGATATAATCGCCGCTACCGGCCCGAACCGCCAGCGCCTCCTCCCGGATGCCTACCAGGCCGCACCCTACGGAGACATGATGCTGACCGGATGTTTCGGGCTCCTGAAAGTCTGGGAACTCTTCAGAACCGGGTGA
- the rpoA2 gene encoding DNA-directed RNA polymerase subunit A'' — MNGDMERRIDEADLPVKTKEDLKKSLIGKDVSEEQFTWILEMVFAEYRKTRIEPCEAVGVIAAQSIGEPGTQMTMRTFHYAGVAEINVTLGLPRLIEIMDARREPSTPTMAVYLLEDWAFNRDRAREVSWQIEAAPLHEFGDITIDMENMQVLVQLNKQVCDRRKISVEEIIETAPRKIRERRHFRDFESEGDAKKALITFLPKNRESYQNLFQLAEHVRIVIVQGIDDIERVVVRKEEGEYILYTEGSTLKDVFQVEGVDTARTRSNNISEIADVLGIEAGRNAIIQEALSTLNEQGIGVDVRHIMLVADMMCMEGEVKQIGRHGIAGEKESVLSRAAFEVTVNHLLDAAIANEVDELNGVTENVIVGQPIQLGTGDVKLIARPVNL, encoded by the coding sequence ATGAACGGGGATATGGAGAGACGTATTGACGAGGCCGATCTGCCCGTCAAGACGAAAGAAGATTTAAAAAAGAGCCTTATAGGCAAAGATGTCTCCGAAGAGCAGTTCACCTGGATCCTCGAGATGGTCTTCGCAGAGTACCGGAAGACCAGGATCGAGCCCTGCGAGGCAGTGGGAGTCATTGCCGCCCAGTCGATCGGCGAGCCCGGAACGCAGATGACGATGCGTACGTTCCACTATGCGGGTGTGGCTGAGATCAACGTTACGCTCGGGCTTCCCCGTCTCATCGAGATCATGGATGCCCGGCGTGAGCCGAGCACCCCGACGATGGCAGTATACCTTCTGGAAGACTGGGCGTTCAACCGTGACCGTGCGAGGGAGGTCAGCTGGCAGATCGAGGCTGCCCCGCTCCACGAGTTCGGCGACATCACCATCGACATGGAGAACATGCAGGTGCTCGTGCAGCTGAACAAGCAGGTCTGTGACCGGCGGAAGATCAGCGTCGAGGAGATCATCGAGACGGCACCGCGGAAGATCCGGGAACGCCGCCACTTCCGCGACTTCGAGAGCGAAGGCGATGCCAAGAAGGCGTTGATCACGTTCCTCCCGAAGAACCGGGAGAGCTACCAGAACCTTTTCCAGCTCGCCGAGCACGTCCGGATCGTCATCGTTCAGGGTATCGACGACATCGAGCGTGTGGTCGTCCGAAAGGAAGAAGGAGAGTATATCCTTTATACTGAAGGCTCCACCCTAAAAGATGTCTTTCAGGTTGAGGGAGTCGACACCGCCCGAACCCGAAGCAACAACATCAGCGAGATCGCCGACGTGCTCGGTATCGAGGCCGGCAGGAACGCAATCATCCAGGAAGCGCTGAGCACCCTGAACGAACAGGGTATCGGCGTCGATGTCCGTCACATCATGCTTGTGGCCGACATGATGTGCATGGAAGGGGAAGTGAAGCAGATCGGTCGCCACGGAATTGCCGGCGAGAAGGAGAGCGTTCTTTCACGAGCGGCATTCGAGGTGACGGTCAATCACCTGCTGGATGCGGCGATCGCAAACGAGGTGGACGAGCTGAACGGCGTGACCGAGAACGTCATCGTTGGTCAGCCCATCCAGCTCGGAACCGGTGATGTAAAACTCATTGCAAGGCCTGTAAATCTGTAA
- a CDS encoding NusA-like transcription termination signal-binding factor, with protein sequence MAQVVLTEECMRLISQFESLTGAGSRDCIVDDRNERIIFVINPGDMGLAIGKSGASIKKASEAMGKRIEVVEYASDPGQFLKNCFLPAQVTGIDFDEGDEDGECIAIVDVRDEDRGLAIGKAGKNIFKAKILAQRQHDIGDVQLAQNGDS encoded by the coding sequence ATGGCACAGGTTGTACTGACTGAAGAGTGCATGCGTCTCATCTCACAGTTCGAGAGCCTCACCGGAGCGGGGAGCCGTGACTGTATTGTGGACGACCGCAACGAACGCATCATCTTTGTGATCAACCCCGGTGATATGGGTCTTGCTATCGGAAAGAGCGGTGCGAGCATCAAGAAAGCCTCCGAAGCGATGGGGAAGCGGATCGAGGTTGTCGAGTACGCAAGCGATCCCGGACAGTTCCTGAAGAACTGCTTCCTCCCTGCGCAGGTTACCGGCATTGATTTCGACGAGGGCGATGAGGACGGCGAGTGCATCGCCATCGTCGATGTAAGGGATGAAGACCGTGGTCTTGCCATCGGCAAGGCCGGGAAGAATATCTTCAAGGCGAAGATTCTTGCCCAGCGGCAGCATGACATCGGTGATGTGCAGCTCGCCCAGAACGGCGATTCCTGA
- a CDS encoding 50S ribosomal protein L30e: MDFNTSLRKAVKTGNVLLGQNKTKDCIQEGKAKLVVVAENCPGNFKTFINEQDETPVYVYSGSSVQLGKACGMPFVVSALAVIEPGESDILNIKRV; encoded by the coding sequence ATGGACTTTAATACTTCATTGCGCAAAGCTGTCAAAACAGGAAATGTGCTCCTTGGTCAGAACAAGACCAAAGACTGCATCCAGGAAGGCAAGGCCAAGCTTGTTGTCGTGGCCGAAAACTGCCCTGGAAACTTTAAAACCTTCATCAACGAACAGGATGAAACCCCCGTCTATGTCTATAGCGGGTCAAGCGTTCAACTCGGTAAAGCATGTGGTATGCCCTTTGTCGTCAGCGCGCTCGCAGTCATCGAGCCGGGAGAATCCGACATCCTGAATATCAAGAGAGTGTGA